From Panthera uncia isolate 11264 unplaced genomic scaffold, Puncia_PCG_1.0 HiC_scaffold_278, whole genome shotgun sequence, a single genomic window includes:
- the LOC125917890 gene encoding LOW QUALITY PROTEIN: uncharacterized protein LOC125917890 (The sequence of the model RefSeq protein was modified relative to this genomic sequence to represent the inferred CDS: inserted 1 base in 1 codon), translated as MAPATDRTSHDSDRQPVAARIRDISMLPCGAARGDRKKEVLGKRILMRRCPVRRNTQPQRRATAAAGTDCLGFTPALGGKGSGFTPENEGQEAAEMETLQRPTRAPGARRHLCEATMGFRPLGXVVLCLLGAGPMVARVTQTPRHVITGTGKQLTVRCSQDMNHDAMYWYRQDPGLGLKLIYYSRNVDFIEKGDVPDGYAVSQKEERNFPLTLESTSTSQTPLYLCASSKSSLHKKRTTRARRLLPGEPSHTHTQAGGKFPPPSVWAEVLP; from the exons ATGGCCCCAGCCACAGACAGAACTTCCCATGACTCGGATAGACAGCCAGTTGCAGCCAGGATCCGGGACATATCCATGCTTCCGTGCGGAGCGGCACGAGGAGACCGCAAGAAAGAGGTT CTGGGCAAGAGGATACTGATGAGACGTTGTCCAGTGCGCAGAAATACGCAGCCTCAAAGGAGAGCGACCGCAGCAGCCGGTACTGACTGCCTGGGTTTCACTCCAGCCCTAGGAGGAAAGGGGAGTGGTTTCACCCCTGAAAATGAGGGCCAAGAAGCTGCAGAGATGGAGACATTACAGAGACCGACTAGAGCCCCGGGGGCTAGGAGACACCTGTGTGAAGCCACCATGGGTTTCCGGCCCCTGG TGGTCGTGCTTTGTCTCCTGGGAGCAG GCCCCATGGTAGCCAGGGTGACCCAAACCCCAAGACACGTCATCACCGGGACTGGAAAGCAGTTGACAGTGCGTTGTTCTCAGGACATGAACCATGATGCTATGTACTGGTATCGACAAGACCCAGGGCTGGGTCTGAAGCTGATCTACTATTCGAGGAATGTTGACTTTATTGAAAAGGGAGACGTCCCGGATGGGTACGCTGTCtcccagaaggaggagaggaatttCCCCCTGACCCTGGAGTCCACCAGCACCAGCCAGACACCTCTGTATCTCTGTGCCAGCAGTAAATCCTCTCTGCACAAAAAGAGGACCACAAGAGCAAGGAGGCTCCTTCCTGGGGagccctcccacacacacacacaagcaggaggAAAATTCCCTCCACCATCAGTGTGGGCAGAAGTCCTTCCCTGA